Proteins from a single region of Salvelinus sp. IW2-2015 unplaced genomic scaffold, ASM291031v2 Un_scaffold4042, whole genome shotgun sequence:
- the LOC112076799 gene encoding LOW QUALITY PROTEIN: uncharacterized protein (The sequence of the model RefSeq protein was modified relative to this genomic sequence to represent the inferred CDS: inserted 1 base in 1 codon), whose translation MAMETEFFAGIPKIPYVPNAGAXNVLCFQHYNAEEVLLGRSMEDWLRFSVCYWHSFCGTGADPFGFQTLHRPWNEGATPMECAKKRLHAAFEFFTKLGVKYYTFHDRDMSPEGSTLEESNRNLDEMTDLALQLQNRNGVKVLWVTCNLFAHSRYMNGAATNPDCHVLAYAGAQVKKGLDVAKKLGAENFVFWGGREGFYSIHNTDVGAELKHMANFFKMAVKYKEKIGLKCQFLIEPKPKEPCKHQYDYDAMSVIGFLKHYELDSHFKLNIEPNHTTLAGHSYEHDVIMASVFGMLGSVDSNTGSPDLGWDTDQFPMDIRNTTMIMKTVIEQGGLQPGGLNFDAKVRRESTDLEDLFIAHIGAMDAFARGLRNAVRIIEEGVITSMVKERYMSFSHGIGQKVEDGSTSLEELEDFVKQNGEPKVTSGKQEKYETVFNHYL comes from the exons ATGGCTATGGAAACAGAATTCTTTGCTG GTATTCCGAAGATTCCATATGTACCCAACGCTGGAG CGAACGTCTTGTGTTTCCAACACTACAATGCAGAAGAA GTGCTGCTGGGCAGAAGTATGGAGGACTGGCTGAGATTCTCAGTCTGTTACTGGCACTCCTTCTGTGGGACTG GTGCtgacccttttgggttccagacACTACACAGACCCTGGAATGAGGGTGCTACCCCCATGGAATGTGCCAAGAAGAGACTCCATGCAGCCTTTGAGTTCTTCACCAAACTTGGT GTGAAGTACTACACCTTTCATGACAG GGACATGTCCCCTGAAGGAAGCACTCTGGAGGAATCCAACAGAAACCTGGATGAGATGACAGACCTGGCCCTGCAGCTGCAGAATAGGAATGGGGTCAAGGTGCTGTGGGTCACCTGCAATCTGTTCGCTCACTCAAG GTACATGAATGGAGCAGCAACCAACCCTGACTGCCATGTTTTGGCCTATGCTGGGGCCCAGGTGAAGAAAGGACTGGATGTAGCCAAGAAGCTGGGAGCAGAGAACTTTG TCTTCTGGGGTGGCAGGGAGGGTTTTTACTCGATACACAACACTGATGTTGGCGCTGAACTGAAACATATGGCAAACTTTTTCAAAATGGCTGTCA AGTACAAGGAGAAGATAGGGTTGAAGTGCCAGTTCCTCATTGAACCCAAGCCCAAAGAGCCATGCAAACATCAATACGACTATG ATGCAATGAGTGTCATAGGCTTCCTGAAGCATTATGAACTGGACAGCCATTTCAAGCTGAACATCGAACCCAACCACACCACTCTGGCTGGGCATTCCTATGAACACGACGTCATCATGGCCTCTGT GTTTGGCATGCTGGGCTCTGTGGACTCCAACACGGGTTCTCCTGACCTGGGCTGGGACACAGACCAGTTCCCCATGGACATCAGGAATACCACCATGATAATGAAG ACTGTGATAGAGCAGGGTGGTCTGCAGCCGGGGGGTCTGAACTTCGATGCTAAGGTGCGTAGGGAGTCCACGGACCTGGAGGACCTGTTCATAGCCCACATTGGAGCCATGGACGCCTTCGCACGCGGCCTGAGGAACGCAGTCAGGATCATAGAGGAAGGAGTTATCACCAGCATGGTCAAA GAGCGCTACATGAGCTTCAGCCATGGGATTGGTCAGAAAGTAGAGGATGGCAGCACCTCATTGGAGGAGCTGGAG GACTTTGTCAAGCAAAATGGGGAGCCCAAAGTCACATCAGGCAAACAGGAGAAATATGAAACAGTCTTTAACCACTACCTTTGA
- the LOC112076798 gene encoding uncharacterized protein isoform X2 has product MSCCAVERLCVYLLSSRTITEYESQVIWSQRTDMEKAAKLLQVVLKKGRNACLLFFDSLEKCCQCPPQFERVTGLPERRRTNTAPTYVINISHSNLSNCIIGDGNFQGVTTCIQQPQSMGSEDSRHETMGGNVTSDHQRAVQACPDPELQRSVQVYGSQLQYVIIGDNNNLQAEDTPEEEEGEEEKLINESN; this is encoded by the exons ATGTCATGTTGTGCGGTGGAAAGGCTGTGCGTGTACTTGTTGAGCTCCCGGACCATCACAGAGTATGAGAGCCAGGTGATCTGGTCCCAGAGAACAGACATGGAGAAGGCTGCCAAACTGCTCCAGGTGGTGCTGAAGAAGGGTCGCAACGCCTGTCTGCTCTTTTTCGACTCACTAGAAAAGTGTTGCCAGTGCCCACCACAGTTCGAAAGAGTCACCGGCCTCCCAG agaggaggaggaccaacACTGCCCCAACTTACGTCATCAACATCAGCCATTCCAATTTGAGTAACTGCATCATTGGAGATGGCAACTTTCAAGGTGTGACAACGTGTATACAACAACCTCAGAGCATGGGTTCAGAGGATTCTAGGCATG AGACAATGGGAGGCAACGTCACCAGTGATCACCAGAGAGCAGTACAGGCCTGTCCAGATCCAGAGCTCCAGAGGAGTGTCCAGGTCTATGGGTCCCAACTGCAATATGTCATCATCGGGGACAACAACAACCTGCAGGCTGAAGACACACcggaagaggaagaaggggaagaaGAAAAACTCATTAATGAAAGTAACTGA
- the LOC112076796 gene encoding E3 ubiquitin-protein ligase RNF144B-like: MACQRTGVLLHSEIACFAPADQVELYQRLEFEQGVQLDPSRAWCPVLECQAVCSVGPSSEGQPTSVPCPACHTIFCSGCRGPWQDGHACSEHQPMTSQSLPQRAGPVMQ, translated from the exons ATGGCTTGTCAGAGGACAGGAGTCCTACTCCACTCAGAG ATAGCCTGTTTTGCCCCTGCGGATCAGGTTGAGCTGTACCAGCGACTGGAGTTTGAACAAG GGGTGCAGCTGGACCCTAGTAGAGCATGGTGCCCGGTGCTGGAGTGCCAGGCTGTCTGCAGCGTTGGGCCCAGCTCAGAGGGCCAGCCTACGTCCGTTCCCTGTCCAGCCTGCCACACCATCTTCTGCTCTGGCTGTAGAGGGCCCTGGCAGGACGGGCACGCCTGCTCCGAGCACCAGCCTATGACATCACAATCGCTGCCTCAGAGagcag GGCCGGTCATGCAGTGA
- the LOC112076798 gene encoding uncharacterized protein isoform X1: MLQCNEKDEILPERSLQLQLHALSKSMSCCAVERLCVYLLSSRTITEYESQVIWSQRTDMEKAAKLLQVVLKKGRNACLLFFDSLEKCCQCPPQFERVTGLPERRRTNTAPTYVINISHSNLSNCIIGDGNFQGVTTCIQQPQSMGSEDSRHETMGGNVTSDHQRAVQACPDPELQRSVQVYGSQLQYVIIGDNNNLQAEDTPEEEEGEEEKLINESN, encoded by the exons ATGTTACAATGTAACGAAAAAGACGAGATTTTACCTG AAAGGAGCTTACAACTTCAGTTACACGCTCTTAGCAAATCTATGTCATGTTGTGCGGTGGAAAGGCTGTGCGTGTACTTGTTGAGCTCCCGGACCATCACAGAGTATGAGAGCCAGGTGATCTGGTCCCAGAGAACAGACATGGAGAAGGCTGCCAAACTGCTCCAGGTGGTGCTGAAGAAGGGTCGCAACGCCTGTCTGCTCTTTTTCGACTCACTAGAAAAGTGTTGCCAGTGCCCACCACAGTTCGAAAGAGTCACCGGCCTCCCAG agaggaggaggaccaacACTGCCCCAACTTACGTCATCAACATCAGCCATTCCAATTTGAGTAACTGCATCATTGGAGATGGCAACTTTCAAGGTGTGACAACGTGTATACAACAACCTCAGAGCATGGGTTCAGAGGATTCTAGGCATG AGACAATGGGAGGCAACGTCACCAGTGATCACCAGAGAGCAGTACAGGCCTGTCCAGATCCAGAGCTCCAGAGGAGTGTCCAGGTCTATGGGTCCCAACTGCAATATGTCATCATCGGGGACAACAACAACCTGCAGGCTGAAGACACACcggaagaggaagaaggggaagaaGAAAAACTCATTAATGAAAGTAACTGA